The Metamycoplasma subdolum DNA window TACTAATGGACCACCTTCGGTTGAAGGAGTGATTAAGTCAAGTTTATAACGATAGTTTCTATTTTCGTAAGTTCTTGAAATTGATTTTGAGAAAACGTTGCTTGATGATAAGAAAAACATTGAAAGAAGCGATGTTGTTGAAAAACCTAAGAAAACGGAAATCATTTTTCAGAAGTTGTTTAATGCCATTGACATAATGAAACGCATTTTAACACCTCAATTTCTAAATGATTTAGAAATTCTTTGGGCGACTTTTCCAACATTAACTTCAACAAGTCCGCTCATCATTTCTGTTGGTTTTCTTTTTACAGAAATAAATGTGATTAAGAAAATAAGAAGTGAAATTGCTATAAATGGAATAAATAAAGTAATTGCAAATGATAAGAAATTAAAACTTAACGTTGCCGTCTTGAGCGTCCAGTAACTGGAGAAGAGTTGCATAAATTGCCTTTGTAAACTAAAACCGACTATATAACCGAACAAAGTTCCAACAATAGTAGGAATTCATCCAAAAGCACAGAAACTTATTGCAATTTCGCTAACTTTATAACCTTGAGCTCTTAGAATACCGATAACTTTATGTCTGGCTCCGATGTAACGTTTAATAATAAAATAAACTATGAATCCAACTAAGATTAAAAGAATTAAGACTGAGTAAAGTGTTGTTGCTGAAATGGCATCAATTACGCTTGTTACAGTTTTAACACGAATTGCTCTTTCGGGGTTTAAGAAGTCAGTTTCATCTTTTAAGTAAACTTTTTGGAAGTTGCTTCCTGTGATTTGACTGATTGCTTTATTAAATTTACGTTGAAGTTCAATTGGAGTTTTTCCTTCAACAAATTTCTTTCCTTTTCTAGGTGCTTTTACTAGCACATATTCTTTAATTGCAAAGGTTGGATAAGCTGAGTAAATTCTATCAAATCCCTTTTGGTTAACATAAACTATTGCTTGAGTTTTGGTATCAACTTGGATGTTTTGTTCATTAACTACGGCGTAAAGATAGTCAGCAGTTGTTTCTTCACCGATGATTAAATATTCAATACTATTAATTCTTATTTTGTATTTTTCATCAAGTGATTTTAAAAAGTTTTCCATCTTGATTGGGCTTGAAAGCGCATCAGAGATGTCACCTTTGTAAATTTCTTTTCCATTTTTTGCAAGGTGACCGTGATTAACTTTTGCAAGATAAGAACCTGTGTCTGAATAAGCAATTGAGTTATAAATCATAACAGGTTGAAGAATTTTTCAAACAGTCTCTTTGAACGCTTTAGTTAAGTTGATTCCGAATAGAGTGATATCAGCACCATTGTCACTAAGAACGTTATTAATTAAGTTGTGAATTAATGAGATATCAATTGTAACAGGAGAATCTCCTCCAGTTCCAATTTCAGTTGAAGGGAAAACGTATTTATCATAAAGAGGATTGATTTCTGTTTTAACTTCTTCAAGAGTCATACCTTTTAAATTGTCAAAAAGTTTTTTAACAATAAAGCTTAAGTTACCTTCACCTGTTTTATTTGAAAGTAAGTAATACATTAGAATTTGCGGGAAGGTTGCTGAGACTAAAGGATTTAAAGCTGAACGAGGTACATTTATTATTGATAATTTATCAGTTGTTTGAACACTTTCTAAAGTTAGATTGTATAGTAAGTCAAAGTCAGTTTCGTTTGAAACTAATGGAGTGAAATCTGAATTTATATCTTTATTAATGAAGGAATTTACAAATTTCTCAATTGAATCTTTATAGAAAGTTGGAACTTGATCGCAACTTGCTAAATATCCAAATGAATAAGTAAGTTCGTTTTGATGTTTGTCTAAAATTTTCTTGAAATCTTCAACAATTTCATCGCTTAAACCTTTGTCTTTTAAGGCTTGGTAAAGGTCCTTGAAAGATGTTGAATTTGTTAAAGCATTTTTGAAAAGTCTATTTGCAAGTGATGATTTAGCATGTGCATATGCTATTTTTAAAATACTTGAATGATATGTTCCGCTTGAACCAATAATTCCAAAATCTGGGAATGAATTTTCAACTTTGCTGTAATTAGATAGCAAGTCAGAAATTTCTTTTTTGTTAGCAGTTTTGTAAAGTTCTTCAAGGATAAATGAAACTTGAGCAAGGGTTAATTTTCTAGTCTTTTTTCTGATAATTTCATTTTCACCAGTGCTTGGATTTGTAATGATACTTTCAGTGAAATCTGCTAGGTTAAATAGTTCATAGCCAAGTTTTATTCAAGGTGCATAAAGGCCAAGCTCTTGTTTGATGAATTTTTCTTGAGAAGAACCTAACATTCTTGCATAAAGTTGTTTTGATAAAATTGAGTGAATTGTTGTTAAAAGATTTTTTGCGTCTGGATTATCATTATTATTTTGATCAATTAATGCTGCTTTGTAAGCCAAGTCACCAAAAGTTAGTAATTCTTTTCCATTAAATTTGAAATCTCAATTTCAAGTTCCTTCATTGTCGACATCTGGTTTAAGGTTGACAATTTGAAGATTTTTAACCATCTTTTCATATGCTTCAAGTTTAGTTAATATTTTTTCTAAATTTTGAAGATCGCCACTGCTTGTTAATACTTTAAATTTCAAGAAATTCAGTTCATTTAATGTAGGGATAAATTGAGATTTACTTTCAATTGAGTTTTTAACTTTTGTTTTAACTTTTTCAATGTCTTCAAGTGAAAAGGCATCAATTGGAACATTAAGTGGATCAAAGTTTTTATCTTCTGGTCCTGATGGAATATTTAATTTTGCTAAAGTGAATAAGTCAAAAAGTGAAAGTTTTTCATCATCTTTTGCTGGGATTGAAATATCTAAACTTGACAAACTTTTTAGAGTTTTGTTTGATAGGTTTAAAGCTTCAATTAAGCCATAATGAATGTTAGCAATTTTTCCACTAACGTTTGCATCACTTGAAGTTGAGAGAGCAATAATTGCACTTGTTAATCAATCTTGACTTTCTAAAGTTTCGGTGTTGAAATCTTTGTAAACTTTTTTATTTGCTGTTATTGGTTTTTTAACATGCTTGATTAATTTATCTAAAGATTCAGCAAAACGTTCAACTGAAAAAGTATCTATTATTTTACTAATTCCACTTAAAACATTTGAATAAGGGTTTAGTGGATCTTTTGAACCATTTATTTTCTTGAAAACGCTTTTAATTTCTTCTTCATCAGCTTTTGAATAAGGCATTCCTCTTTGTTCATTTGCTTTTTTAAGTTTGTCAAAGAAACTATTTTCAAGGTCCGGATTTAGAATTTTGTTGAAACTAATTGTACTTAAAATTGATTTTAATGCTTTCTTGAATTTAACTTCGTTAACTGATTTAATAACTTCAATAACGATTCTATCAGTTGAAAGACCTCAGTAAGTCAAGTCGGTTGCTGTGAATGGAATTAATGGGTGATGTTTGTATCAATTGTCCATTGAACGAGAAAATTTTATGAAATCAATTGATGCAATTAAATTTTTAAGATAATCAAAAATTTGTTCTTTGTTTTCAATGTATTTTAAAAGATCAGATAATGTTAAGTTAATTTGTGGGAGGATAGTAATTTGGTCAAGTTTTAATAGTTTAGTTATGATATCAATTTGACTTAATAAGTAATTATCTCTTTCTTCTTTAGAAGCAACTTTTCCTTCAACACCAGCTCCTACATAAATTCTTTTGAAATAATCAATTACATTACCAAAAAGACCGTGGATGAAAGAGTTTGCATTTTTTGAAATGAATTCAGTTGATTTAGTACTTGAATCAAAGCCTTCAATTAAATATTTAATAATATCAATAACAACTTTGATTGTAACGTAGTAATTTGATTTTGCAATTGCTAAAAGTTTATGATAATCATTTTGTTCAATAGATTTTCTAGCAGCTTCAGTCAATAAGATGATGTCATCTTTTCTTAAAAACTTAGATAAATCTGATTCAATTAAGATTTTTTTAATAGCTTCAGTTAAAAGTCTTATTGACTTATTTTGCATAATGTCGTTTGTATATTCATTAACGATTGCACCAAAACCGATTGGTAAAGTCATTAAGTTTCTGAATTTATCATTAACTGAAACTCAGCCTTCTTTTCCAATTTTTCCTTTGATAGTTAAACCTTCATTAACAAGTTTTTGGTACATTTCATCAAGAGTGAAAAATCCATTTTTGGTACCTGAAACAACTTTTTTTCAAACTGTTTGTGAACCAAAACCATCAATTTGACCTTTAACTAAAAAGATGTATTTATTTTCTTCAACTCTTGCAATAGCAGCAACCTCAGTTGCACCGTGAGTTTTGAGTTCATCACTATCAGTAGTAATGATTAAAAGTTTGCCATTTCTTTTTACTGGAATTTGAGTATTTGGATAAAAATCGTAGTAGTCTTCAAAACGAGTATCTGGGGCAAAAAATTCATAATCTGGAGTATAACCTTTAAAAATTAAATCAAGTATATTTTTAGTATAAATTGGAGGAATTTTTTGAATATATGGACTCGCTGGATTTGGTTTTAAAAGGAATTTTTCGACATTTTCGTTAGTTATAGATTCATTCAATCTGCTTGGTGAAAATTGTTCATCATATAGTTTTCCAACGTTTTGTTTTACGCCTCTAATTCTATAATCTATGTCACCAGTATTGATGAAGTGAAAGACATTTTTGGAAGCAGTTTTATCATTAACTGTTTCAACAGTCATTGTTTGTCTAATACCTAAATTTTCTTCTCCAACTTCCTTAATTAGCTCATTAATAATGACATTTTTCGCATATTTGGTTGCGTTGTCACGAATGAAAAATTGTTTATTTTGCAAGTTTTTTGAATTAGTAATTCTATCAAATTCTTCATCAGTTACAATGCTATGTGCTAAAGTGCCTGGAAGTTCAATTTGTCTTACTGAATGAAGTGGTGATGTTGGTTTAGTAAAAGGTGCACTGGGATTAACTGGATCAACTTCTCCACCGTCTCATCCTTCTTCAAAAATTACATCTAAATCTTCTCTAGTGAAAGGAAGGTTTTCTTTTTTAACAAATGGTTCTTTTGAACCAACTGTAAAAGTACTTGTTTGACTTTTTGTTCAATAAGAAAAGTACTTAATTTTTTTATATTCCTCTGGATATTTCTTTTTAAATTGAATTATGAATTTAAGGTTTAATCCTTTTCAATTGCTATAATTTTCATCTTCTTTTTCATTTCAATTTAAACGATATCTATATCAATCATATGTTGTGAAAACTTCATCTTTTTTAACTCAATTTTCAGGAATTTTATACTCTTTATTCAACTCAAGTTCTTGAAAGGTTATTGAGTTAGAGCTTACTACATTTGTTAGTAAAAAGTTAGTTAAGTTGAAACTTGATTTTAATTTATCGCTTGGGTCAATTTTTTCATTTGTTGATTTAAAAGTAGCATCTAATTTTATGTCACAAGTTGGTTGATTTTCTTTTTTGAAAAAGTATTTGTCACTTGATGCATCTTTTTCAAAACCTAAAAGTTTCATCAAGTTTTGACCATTTACTATAAAAAGTTCACCTTTTTGTTTTCATTCTTCATAATCTGAAAGCAGAAAACTTGCTTTTTTTGTTTTTAAGTTTAAGTAAAGTGATCTTGGATCTTTGATGTAATCTTTGGTAAGCCCGTCATTTTTAGCAACAATTTCTCCAAGTTCATCAAGAGTTAGAACTTCTTTGAAGTTAAAAGTATCAGCGACTTTTGCATCAATTTTTTCAATTTTTGCTTTGAATGTTTCGCCATCTTTTACAAAAAGTTGGAATTTTCAAGGTTCACTTGTTTTGAAATTACGAATTTTTAATTTATCTTGTTTGCCCTCTTCTTTTGCAATTTCAAAGTAAACATTAGAGGTTTCAATTAAAGAAGTGTTATAAAAGTTTAAAAAATCTTCTGCTTTAATAAATAAATTTGCATCATGAACAGCAAGGTTTTCAAACTTATCTTTAAGTTGAATATATTCGGTGTCAACTTTAGGTAAATAAATTGAATATTTTACTTTATCAGTTGCTTTTGAAGCTCTAAATTTGACTGGTTCATTAACTTTATCTTTGCTATTTGAGCCAATTAAATCAAACCCATCATTCGGAATTGCACCTGATAAGTTAGCATCAATATCAACAGTTAAATCATGTAATTTACTTATCTTGTCATAAGATTTAATAGTGTTTGAGTAAGATTTCTTAACATCAAAAAGTAAGGTAAAAATTCCCGATGTTATGAAAATAAGAATCGTTAAACAAATTAAAGTAATTTTGTTATAAGCTAACGATCTAAAAACCTCTTTAAAAAGTCTTCTCATAATGTTCTCCGAACTTTAAGTAATAAAATTAAAATTTAATATTTACTATTATACAATAGTGAAAAAAATATACGCAACTTTTATAAATAGAAAAGTCAAAAAAATAACTTAGAGGTTATTATTTTTGTTTAATATAGTACTAAACAAGGAAAACTAATAGTTTTGCTTTTGCAAAAAATAAAAATCACATTAGTGATTTTATTTAATTAATATTATTTATTTTATCTGATTTCACTTGCGAGGAATACCTTGAGGAGTTTCACTTTCTTTTGTATAAGTGACTAAAATATTTTCTTTTTCAAAGTATTTTTCTAAATTAAAAAAAGTAAAATTTGCTCTTAATTTTTTAGTTATAAAATTTGAATTTAAAACTTCGTCTAAGAAATTTTTTGATTTTAAGAAACAGAAAGTTGCTCCGATTTTGGCAACATGATGGCTAATTTCCATCAAAACATGAAGTTCAGCAACTGCTCTTGCTGTAATAAAATCAAATTTGTTTATTTCTTTGGATTCTTCACATCTAATATGTTTGATTTCTAAATTTTTAAGATTTAATTTTTCTTTAACTAAATTTAAAAAATTAACTCTTTTATTTAATGCTTCATAAATTGTGAGGTTAAAAGTAGGATTTATTAAAAGATAAGGAACTGTTGGAAACCCAGCCCCTGCTCCAATGTCTAAAACTTCTTTTTCGCTTAAATTAAGAATATTTTCATTTATAAATTTGAAAGTTAAAATTGATTCAATTATTCCTTCATTTAAAAGTTTTTCATCCTTAAAACCTGTCAAGTTATACTTCTGATTTTCTTCTTCAATTAAAAAATAATAAGCTTCAAGTTTCTCCAAAGCTTCATTATTTAAGAAAGGCAAATAATTTTTTAAATTATTTTTTATTTGTTCTGATGTAATCATAATAAACTTCTGTAACTGATGATTTATTTATATTTGCTTCAATAACTCTACCTAAAAAGTCAGCCATTGAAAGAATTTTAAGTTTTTTGTATTCACCAGTATTTTTTATTCCAGTTGAGTTTGTGATCATTACTTCATCAATAATTTCATTGTTTTCAAACATTTCAAAACCACGTGAAAAAAGCCCGTGTGTTGCAGCGATAATAATTTTTTTTGCACCTTGTTTTTTAAGGGCCATCGCCGCATTAATAATAGTTCCACCTGTATCAATAATGTCATCGAAAATAATTACATTTTTATCTTTAACATTACCTAAAACACCAAGAATTTCACTTTTGTTTGGTCCAGTACGGCGTTTGTCAATGATGGCAATTTCTTCATCATTTTCTAAAAGTTCAGAAAGTTGTCTTGCTCTAACAGCACCACCGTGGTCAGGTGAAACAATGACAAATTTTTCTTTTCTTTTTCTAAGTTCATTTGTAAAAATGAACTGACCACCCAAATCATCAACAGGAATATCGAAAAAACCTTGAATTGAAGGGTTGTGAAGATCTACTGTGATAATTTTTGTAGCCCCTGCTGTTGATAATAAATCAGCAACTAATTTTGCACTAATAGGTTGTCTTCCTGAAACCTTGCGGTCTTGTCTTGCATATCCATAGTAAGTAATAACAACGTTAATAGTATTTGCACTTGCTCTTTTTAATGAGTCTATAAAAACAAGAAGGCTCATTATGTTGTCATTAACTGGTTTTGCAGTGTGACAAACGATAAAAACATTTTTATTTCTAACTGTAAAGTTAGATTGTAAAAGTACTTCACCATCGGCAAAAGTTGTTTTTTGGATTGAATTAACTTCGCGATCAATCTTTTTCCCAATTTCAACTGCTAAATCTCAAGAGTTGTCCATTCCGAAAATAACAACATTTTTCTTTTTGGTATCTTGCATCTTAATTATCCTTTTCATTTTATGTATATTTTAGATTATATTCCAGACAAAATTTTTTTGGCAAATAAGGTTGAAACTAACTATTTTTTAACTCTAATAAGAGAATGCGTCTGATTTAAATAAGTAAAAGAGTAGCCTTCTTCTTCAAGTAAAGTTTCAACTTGAAGTTTTAAAGCACCAGTTCCATTTCCAACCATGATATCTAAAAAATCAAGATAAGAATCTTCATTAAATTCAAAAAGTGCATTCAAAACTTTTGCAGTTGCTTGTGATACGCTAAGACCATGAAGGTCAATTTTTTTAACAAAATATTCGCTCATAGCCTAATTATAAACTTGACAATGCTATAATTGAAAATATGGAAAAAATTCTTTCATTTAATGACTATGAAGGTACTTACAAAAACTCAAATGAGCTTGTTTTAGAAGGTATTAATTTAGATATTTTTGCAGGCAAAATGGTTGCAATTATTGGACAAAGTGGGGCAGGAAAAAGTACGCTTTTTGCCGCAATTTTAAATCAACTTTCTATTAAAAAGGGGGATCTTTTTATAGAAGGAAAATCTATTCAAAAAATGAGCAAAAAAGATTATAAAAATTTCCTTCAAACTGTTGGATATTTGACTCAAGGAGATGATTTAGTTTCAACAGATACTGTATTTAAAAATGTATATCGTGAGGTAAAACTTTCTAATAATTTCTTTGTTAATTTATTTAATTTGGATTGAAAAAAGAAGCAAAAACATGTACTTGAAATTTTAGAAAAACTTAACATCTTTGATAAAGCATTTAGCCTTGTAAGCGAACTTTCAGGTGGTCAAAAACATAGGGTACAAATTGCAAGACTTTTAACAAATAAAAAGAAACTTATTTTAGCAGATGAACCTACTACTGGACTTGACATAATTTTGAGTCAAGAGGTTATTGATTTACTTAAAAAAGTTAACGAAGAAAATCATGCAACAGTGTTAGTAACACTTCATGATTTAAACCTACTTGAAAATAATTTTGAAGACTATGTTGCTATTAGAGAAGGTAAGATTTTAAAGCAGGGAAAAGTGGAAGAAATTACGAAAGAATTTATAGAAGAACTTTACAAGAAGTAGCGAACCTACTTTTTTATTTGCTTACTCTTCAAAAAACATTTAATTTAAAGAAGAAATTTGAAATTTTATAGTGTTTAAAAATGCCTTAAAAAAATTAATAAAAATTTAAGATTTTTTCTTTTATTATTTTGGTATAATTAATCAATAAAAATTGAAAGGAAGTGTATGAGTTCAAAGGAACTATCAACTGATGAGGCGACATATTTGCATAGCAAGTTCTTTTGAATTTGTTATCTTTAAAAAATATTGAGTCTCTTTATCTAAAAAATAAGGAGGAAACATGAATTTATTACGTCAAAATCACAGATCAAAAATAATAGCTGAACAAAGGCTTTTAGAAACTAAAAAAAGATTAGTTGAATCTAGTGAAACAGGCACTCAAGAAATATTAAAAAAATATAATAGCTCACTTAACGGAATTAATAGCGAGGAAACTATTAATGACAATAGAAATGAGTATGGTAAAAACATACTTTCAAAAAAAGGTGCGGATAATGTTGGTAAAAGACTTTTCCGTTCTTTCTTTAATCCATTTAATATCATTTTAGTAATACTAGCAATTATTTCAATTATTGTAGACATAATTTTAGCTCCTGCGGGGGAGAAAAATTATTTAACAATGTCAATCATTTTTGCTATGGTAATTATTAGCTCAATTATTCATTTTATTCAAGAGCAGAAATCTGCCACAAGTGCAAATAAATTAATTGAAATTATTGAGACAACTTCATTGGTTGAAAGAGACGGAGTTTTAAAAGAAATTCCTCTTGATGAAATTGTTGTTGGCGATATTATTCACTTAGCAGCGGGCGACATTATTCCTGCTGATGTAAGAATTTTACAAGCAAAAGACTTATTCGTAAGTCAATCTTCTTTAACAGGCGAAAGTGAACCACTTGAAAAGTTTGCAGAAATTGATCCTAATAAAAATTATGATAATGTAACAGATCGTCCGAACTTAGCTTTTTTAGGATCAAACATTATTTCAGGATCTGCAAAAGCTGTAGTTGTTGTAGTCGGAGATGAAACTTATTTAGGTAGAGTTGCCGCCAAAGTTAATGAAAAGCAAGTACCTACTAATTTTGAAAAGGGAATTAGAAAAATTTCAATCATGCTTACTATTATTATGGCAGTTGTAATTCCTATTGTTTTTCTAATAGTGGGTCTAACTACAAAGCATGATGGACTTCAAAGTCCTTGAATTAAAGCACTTTTATTTGGAGTTTCAATTGCGGTTGGGCTAACGCCTGAAATGCTTCCAATGATAATGATAAGTTGTCTCTCAAAAGGTGCCATTGCCATGGGGAAACAAAAAACTATTATTAAAAATATAAAATCTATTCAAAATTTTGGTGCCATGGATATTCTTTGCACCGATAAAACTGGAACAATCACTCAAGACAAAGTTATTTTAGAACGTCATCTTGATGTTACTGGCAAAGAAGATAGTTATGTTCTAAAACACGCCTTTTTAAATTCATATTATCAAACTGGACTTAAAAATTTACTTGATAAATCAATTATTCAAAAAACACTTGAACTTGCTGAAGAAGATTTAAGTCTAGATAATCTTGAACTTCATTATGAAAAAATTGACGAAGTTCCTTTCGATTTTCATCGAAAGAGAATGTCAGTACTAGTGCGTTCTTTAAAAAATAATAGTGTAAAGATGATTACCAAAGGTGCGGTGGAAGAAATAATTCACTGTTGTGACACTATATATTTAGATGGAAAAGTGCAAAAACTTGATAAAAAAGTAATTAAAAAAGTTTTAGCTAAAGTTGAAGAATTTTCTGAAGAAGGAATGAGAGTTATTGCTATTGCAACTAAAAAAGATTCATCACCAGTTGGGAAATTCTCAGTTGAAGATGAAAAAAACATGACTTTAGTAGGATATTTGACTTTCTTAGATCCTCCAAAAGATTCTGCTGAAGATGCAATTCAACAACTTCATAATTTAGGTGTAGAAGTTAAGATTTTAACTGGTGATAATCCTTTAGTAACTAAAGCAGTCTGCACCAAAGTTAAGATTCCTCACGAAAGGATTTTGCTTGGTAAAGATTTAATAAATATGAGTGATGAAGAACTTTCAATAGAAGTTGAAAGAACACAAATTTTTGCAAAACTTTCACCTGATCAAAAAGCAAGAATAATTAATGTTTTAAGAAAGAATGGTCATGTTGTTGGTTATATGGGCGATGGAATTAATGACGCTCCTGCTATGAAAGTTGCTGATGTTTCAATATCAGTTGACACTGCAGTTGATATTGCAAAAGAAACGGCAAATATTATTCTTTTAGAAAAAGATTTAAACGTTCTTGCGACTGGAATAAAAGAAGGAAGAAAAACACATGCAAATATTAATAAATATGTAAAAATGACAGTTTCTTCTAACTTTGGAAATATAGTTTCAATAATACTTGCATCAATAATATTGCCATTTATTCCATTGATGCCTGTTCAAGTTATTTTCTTGAATTTAATTTACGATTTATGTTGCGGATCAATTCCTTGAGATAATGTCGATAGTGAATTTATAAAATCGCCGAAAAAATGAGAATATAAATCAATTCTACGGTTTATGCTTTGGTTTGGGCCTGTATCTTCAATAGTTGATATTATGGCATTTATGATTCTTTATTATGTAGTCGTTCCAAACCAAGTTGGATCACAATACAAAGCAATTGCAGAAACGAATAAAACTCTAATTAAAGAGTTTCAAAAATTATTCTGAACTGGTTGATTAGTAACAAGCATGTGAACTCAAGTTATAGTGCTTCATTTCCTAAGAACTGATAGAATACCTGTTATAAAATCAAATGCTTCATGAGCTCTTAGCGTAATGAGCATTGGTGGTTTGGTTATAGTAACTGCTGCGCCTTATATACCTAAATTAAATGAAGGATTAATCTTAAAAGCACTCCAACCAATCTTCTATGCTTGACTAGCACTTTTCTTAGCAACTTATATCATTTTGCTTATGATTGTCAAACTTATTTATAGAAAAATTTATAAACAATTTTTATAGAAAAAAACATAAGAAAATATTGTTCAATTTTATTGAACGTATTTTTTTTAATTTCTTTCTTATCTTAAGAGCAAATTTAAAAATTTTTAGTGTTAAAAATCATTAGAAAATCTTTGAACAATTTTTATAATGAATTGGCTATTTAAAATACTCAAAAAATTAACCATTTATCTATTTATTTTTCGCAAAGTTTTTATTAACTTGTTTGCTTTAAATAGTTATAATTTTAAAATATCAATTATTAGTATTTTATGTTTAACTATATAATTTAATATTGCTTAAAGGAGTTAATATGTTATCATCAAAAG harbors:
- the mgtA gene encoding magnesium-translocating P-type ATPase; this encodes MNLLRQNHRSKIIAEQRLLETKKRLVESSETGTQEILKKYNSSLNGINSEETINDNRNEYGKNILSKKGADNVGKRLFRSFFNPFNIILVILAIISIIVDIILAPAGEKNYLTMSIIFAMVIISSIIHFIQEQKSATSANKLIEIIETTSLVERDGVLKEIPLDEIVVGDIIHLAAGDIIPADVRILQAKDLFVSQSSLTGESEPLEKFAEIDPNKNYDNVTDRPNLAFLGSNIISGSAKAVVVVVGDETYLGRVAAKVNEKQVPTNFEKGIRKISIMLTIIMAVVIPIVFLIVGLTTKHDGLQSPWIKALLFGVSIAVGLTPEMLPMIMISCLSKGAIAMGKQKTIIKNIKSIQNFGAMDILCTDKTGTITQDKVILERHLDVTGKEDSYVLKHAFLNSYYQTGLKNLLDKSIIQKTLELAEEDLSLDNLELHYEKIDEVPFDFHRKRMSVLVRSLKNNSVKMITKGAVEEIIHCCDTIYLDGKVQKLDKKVIKKVLAKVEEFSEEGMRVIAIATKKDSSPVGKFSVEDEKNMTLVGYLTFLDPPKDSAEDAIQQLHNLGVEVKILTGDNPLVTKAVCTKVKIPHERILLGKDLINMSDEELSIEVERTQIFAKLSPDQKARIINVLRKNGHVVGYMGDGINDAPAMKVADVSISVDTAVDIAKETANIILLEKDLNVLATGIKEGRKTHANINKYVKMTVSSNFGNIVSIILASIILPFIPLMPVQVIFLNLIYDLCCGSIPWDNVDSEFIKSPKKWEYKSILRFMLWFGPVSSIVDIMAFMILYYVVVPNQVGSQYKAIAETNKTLIKEFQKLFWTGWLVTSMWTQVIVLHFLRTDRIPVIKSNASWALSVMSIGGLVIVTAAPYIPKLNEGLILKALQPIFYAWLALFLATYIILLMIVKLIYRKIYKQFL
- a CDS encoding Smr/MutS family protein — protein: MSEYFVKKIDLHGLSVSQATAKVLNALFEFNEDSYLDFLDIMVGNGTGALKLQVETLLEEEGYSFTYLNQTHSLIRVKK
- a CDS encoding ATP-binding cassette domain-containing protein; translation: MEKILSFNDYEGTYKNSNELVLEGINLDIFAGKMVAIIGQSGAGKSTLFAAILNQLSIKKGDLFIEGKSIQKMSKKDYKNFLQTVGYLTQGDDLVSTDTVFKNVYREVKLSNNFFVNLFNLDWKKKQKHVLEILEKLNIFDKAFSLVSELSGGQKHRVQIARLLTNKKKLILADEPTTGLDIILSQEVIDLLKKVNEENHATVLVTLHDLNLLENNFEDYVAIREGKILKQGKVEEITKEFIEELYKK